In the genome of Flavobacteriaceae bacterium YJPT1-3, the window CTGGCCGATATGCATCCAGGTGTTTTGATGGATCCATACCCCCTGATCATCAGCATTTGGGGAGACAATCTGATAGAAGCTATTGGCTTTCGCCAAAGAAGAAATAGCCACCTGATCGTAGCGAGGCTCTACGTTTTGCTCTTTGGGGAAGATCCAAATCTGTAGAAATTTGACCTCCTGATCGGCGTTCTTATTGTATTCGCTGTGGGCCACACCGGTACCGGCACTCATGACCTGCACATCGCCCTCTTTGATCACCGTACTATTGCCCATGCTGTCTTTGTGTTCCAGATCACCGGACAAGGGAATCGAAATGATCTCCATGTTTTGATGAGGATGGGTGCCAAACCCTTGCCCGCCAGCCACGGTATCATCGTTCAGTACCCGAAGTACCCCAAAATTCATCCGTTCGGGATTGTGGTAGCTGGCGAAACTGAAGGAATGGTAGGAATTGAGCCAACCGTGATTGGCGTGACCTCTGCTAGACGCGGGATGATAAACGGTATTCATTTTTTTCTTTTAAAAATAGATAAGCAAAGGTTCCTGTGCATGCTTTTAAGAAATTCTTAGTGCTTCTCCCCATTTATAAATGGAACCGTTCTCTGGCCATTCTGTTTCCGTTCTTTGAGCATGCTTACCAAAGTTTATGGCAGTGCGGTTTTTGGCGTAGAGGCGACCACCATTGTGGTAGAAGTCAATATGGACAGTGGAATTGGCTATCATTTGGTGGGCCTGCCCGACAATGCGATCAAAGAATCCAACTACCGCATTGCCGCCGCCCTGCAAAACAACGGCTTTAAGATTCCCGGAAAGAAGATCACCCTGAACATGGCTCCAGCCGATCTGCGCAAGGAGGGGAGTGCCTACGACCTGACCCTGGCCTTAGGTATCTTGGCCGCCAGTGGTCAGATTCAAGCTCCGGAAATCGATCGCTATCTGATCATGGGTGAATTGTCGCTGGATGGGGGTTTGCAGCCCATTAAAGGCGCCTTGCCGATTGCGATCAAAGCCCGGGAGGCAGGCTTTAAGGGCTTTATTCTTCCCCAGCAGAACGCTAAAGAAGCGGGAATTGTCAATGGGCTGGAGGTCTATGGCGTGGAAAGTCTAGCTCAAGTGATCGGTTTTTTCGATCGGGGAGAAGCCCTCGAACGCACCCTGATCGATACCCGCACTGAATTTTATAAAAACCTCGAACAACCGGAATTCGACTTTGCCGATGTGAAAGGCCAGGAATCCATCAAGCGGAGTATGGAAGTGGCCGCCGCGGGAGGGCATAACATCATTCTGGTAGGTCCACCGGGCTCGGGTAAGACCATGCTAAGCAAACGCCTGCCCAGCATACTCCCGCCCATGAGCTTGCGGGAGGCCCTGGAGACCACGAAGATCCATAGTGTGGTAGGCCGACTCAAATCGGGTCAGGGTTTACTGTATGAACGTCCGTTCAGGAGCCCCCACCACACCATTTCAGATGTCGCCCTGGTCGGCGGGGGGAGTTTCCCACAGCCTGGGGAGATCTCCCTGGCTCATAATGGCGTCTTGTTTTTGGACGAGCTGCCGGAGTTTAAACGCAGTGTTCTGGAAGTGATGCGCCAGCCGTTGGAAGATCGGGAAGTGACCATTTCCCGGGCGCGCTTTACGGTGACCTATCCCTCCAGTTTTATGCTGGTCGCCAGTATGAATCCCAGTCCGGGAGGCTATTTCAACGATCCTTCCGCTCCGGTCTCCAGCAGTCCGGCCGAGATGCAGCGCTATTTGAGCAAGATCTCCGGTCCCTTATTGGATCGTATCGATATCCATATTGAAGTAACTCCGGTACCCTTTGATCAATTATCCGAAGAGCGGCGGGGCGAGTCCAGCGTGACCATCCGGCAACGAGTAACCAACGCAAGAGTAGTTCAAGAAAAGCGCTTTCGCGAAAGTGATACCGTCAACTACAATGCGCAGATGACTGTCAAACAGATCAGGAAGTATTGTGTGTTGGACGAGGCCTCCACCACCTTACTAAAAACCGCCATGGAAAAATTGAATTTATCGGCGCGTGCCTATGATCGCATTCTCAAAGTCTCCCGCACCATTGCTGATCTGGCCGGGGAAGAGCAGATTCAAAGTACCCATATCGCCGAGGCCATTCAGTATCGGAATCTGGATCGGGAAGGATGGTTGGGGTGAATAAAGTTTCGTAAGAATTTATTCAGCTGTATGCAGTATAATTGATAAGGGAGAACCTTCTGGGGACATAAAATATTTATTCGAATTAATCCCCTCAAATCTTTTCAATATATAGCATACAATTCGTCAAAATCAAGCCAATCATATTTTTTTATGACTTTATGTTTGCTAATCAAATGAGCAGTTTTATCATATTTGGGTTTTGCAGCTAAGATAAAAGTCGTAATTATTCTACCATCCATTTCACTTAGAACACTTGCCAATATTGCGTAATACTCACTGGGTATAGCCAGTTCATTACTGTGATCATGTATGTAGTTAAGGATAAAGTCAAACTGCCGTATATAATTCAAAATAAAGTGCTCATGAATTCTGTGTACTCTATTGCATGCTTCAACAAAAATTTTTTGATTTTCTATTTTCTTTTCTTCTTCCTCCCATTCACCTATTATATCCTGTTGAGCTAATTCAATGTCTTTAAGTAGATATTCAAATAAATCAGCACCCTCGAATTTGTTGTCTACTCCATTTAAATGAATGGTCGCTTTGAGGCTTTTCTTTGTGTTTGAGAGGTGAGTAATAAGATTAAAGAAGGTGGTTTCAAAACGTTGTTGAGTCATTGTCCTACTTTGCTGAAGAAAGACATTCCTGGTTGCTATTAGTTCCTCTCTTTGTAGACTCAATTCTTTACCTTGCAGAAGTATAGTAACAATAATACCTCCAAATGCCAGACCACTAAATAAGGTATTTGCTGCTCCGAACATATCTCCATATTCCCCTCTATTAGGTAATTGATTAAATGCAAACCAATTAAAGGCTACCACACCCAATACTAGGATTAAAGTTATAGGTATGACGAATTTTAGATTAATGTCTTTTACTTTCATGACTTCTTATTTGGGGTTACTTTATTTCGCTCGTTTAGTTGCCTACTCAGCTCTCTAATCTCTCTTATTAGACTATCATTCTTCTCTCTATCTAACTTCTGATTAAGCCTTTCTAAACTCTCTAAAATAGCTTCATTTTGCTCAGAATTTAATCTAATTTCGGTGGGATATTCTGGGGTGTTTTCATTAGTGTACCAAGTAGTTCCAAATCCTGTTATAATAGAAATGATAATGGCACCAATTGAGAGTTTAAAGGCTCTATTTGAACTTCTCCGAGCTTGTCTAAGTTCTAGGTAATCTATGTGTTTTTTTTCGGCATCACCTTTTAAGTAAAACCTTTTAGTCTTTAGCTGTTCAAGCCAACTTCTGTTGTAGTCATAATTGGTTAATTCCAACTTAAAGGCCCTGATTCTATCGCCATCATTTTGGGGTGTAGTTGATTTAAAATTCTCTAAAAACCAATCGGCAAAATGAAGTAGAAAGTTATCTGATAAGTCATAGGAGAGTTGTAAATGTTCTAGGAGAGAGTAGAACGTGATTCCTTCTGTAGGATTTAGATAGCCGTAATCTCTGGCATCGGAATAAATGCTTTTAAAATCCATCAATCTTTACTTATTTTTTCCCAACAACCTTTCCTACTGTTTCTGTAGTACCTGTAATGAGGTGTCTCAAAACTATGATATCTGAATATAAGTCTGTGAAAAATCTCTTTGACCTGAATGAGTTTTATCTTTTTGGTTCCCTCTTCTTTTGTTCCATTGAATGAGTTTATGCCATGTTCCAACTTAGCCCAGTAAAATCCACTATTGGTAACTTTGAAGTATCGAGGGGGGTGTATGCATTATCAACTAGCATATCTATTTCACTGCTGGTATAAGTATTTCTTCGAAGGTGCTCATGATATTTATTCCAGAAATAGGAAATATTCTCTCATAATATCATCAAAGTTTTAAACAGTGTCGCTAGCACTATCTTAAAGGTATGCGCAAGTAGAAATAATAACCTTCTATAAATGTGGACGTCTAACAATATTTAGGGAGTTTTTTAGGCTCTAATTTTAAGCTATGAAATTTTGTCTTTTGCTAATTAGACAATATCAGGCTTATAGGCTCACTCTTAGAATTAGGTATTTGAAGTTAATGGGAAGGGATTAAAGAAGGTAGCTTTTTTATATAAGGATTAGGTGGGGTATAGTTTACCCATTAATTAAAACATTATCAGTTATTTATAGATAAATATTATGAGATCTTCTGTTAATAAGCACTTCCATTTTTGTTGATATTATTACAATAAATATTTAAAAAATAGGCCTTAGGGTACCAGATACTGTATATATTTGTTCTATACAAAACATGACAATTGACCACAAACCGAACAAAAAATAATACAAAAAAAAGGTACGCGCGAACGTACCTTGATTCCGATGGCCGAAGGTTAATCTAATGATGATTAACCCAAGGGGTGCAGTATATAATGGCTACCCCATTCATCGTATTCCCTTAATGAAGGGTTCTAGAAGGCTACACTAATGTGTGGCCTTTTGCTTTAACAAATATCGCTCTAATGGATGGGTATGAATGAAAAAAAAGGGGGAGTTTTAAACAAAGTTTTTAACACGGTCATTCACCGGGAAATGTTGTAGAAGTGTTAATTATTATCATTATGTAATTGATTATCAACATAATATAATTATTAAAAAAAATCTATAATTTTGAGAGAATAATGATAAAAAATAGAGGCTATCAAGTCTGAACAAAGGGGTTAAGCCCGATTTTTGAAAACGTTTTAATAACACTCGGGTACCTGAAAAACAAAATTTCAAAACGGACGATATTAAGATTTTACCTACAAATAAATCCTTTTCCAATAAGGGAGTTGGAAGTAGATTCAGTCCAGAGCTCCAATAAGTAAGCATTGTAAACTTTAACAGATGTCGCCCTGAAGTCCGGCGGTTGCTCTTTGTAGCCTTGCTCAAGTTTCCAATGTCACTCTTGCCCTGACCATTTCTTACCGTAATTTAGATCGAAAAGTTGGAATGGGTTGGAGACTAACTCCAGATCTACCTGCTTGAAATGCGGCTTGTCAGAACGCTAAAAAAATCTTAAATAACACGGGTTTACAGGGCTTAGGTAAGGCGGGACCTTAACAATTCTTTATATTTAACCTCAAATAATCAAAAATCCAATAACTAATGATTACATCTAAAATGAAGGCGCTTGCCTTTTTATTTTTAGGCTTGTTTGTAGTGACCCTTTCCTGTAAGGAAAACAAAGACACTGCAGAAGCCGATTTATCAATCGAATACGAAAAATACGAGCTGGACAACGGGCTCAACGTAGTCCTACATCAGGACAGCTCCGATCCTATCGTTTCTGTAGCCATCCAATACGGGGTAGGCTCTAACCGTGAGGTCAAAGGGCGTACGGGTTTTGCCCACCTGTTTGAGCACATGTTGTTCCAGGAATCAGAAAACGTAGGACAGGATCAATTCTTTAAGACAATCCAGGATGTGGGAGGTACGCTTAATGGAGGAACCTGGAAAGACGGTACCGTTTATTATGAAGTGGTACCCAACAATGCCCTGGAAAAGATCCTTTGGTTGGAATCAGACCGTATGGGATTCTTCATCAATACGGTGACTGAGAGTGCTTTTGCCAATCAGCAGGAAGTAGTTCAAAATGAAAAACGTCAGCGTGTGGACAACAATCCTTACGGACACACCAACTATGTGATCGACAAAGCCATCTTCCCGGAAGACCATCCCTACAACTGGCAGGTGATCGGTGAATTGGAAGATCTTCAAAACGCCACGGTAGCCGACGTTAAGGAATTCTACGACAAATTCTACGGCCCTAACAACGCCACTTTGGTTGTTGCCGGAGATTTTGATAAAGAAGAAACCAAAGCGCTGATCGACAAATACTTTGCCGAGATTGCAAAGCGACAGGAGGTACAGCCTTTAGAGGTCCGAAATGTGACCTTAAACGAAACTAAGCGTCTTTATCACGAAGACAACTTTGCTACAGCACCTCAATTGAACATGGTGTGGCCAACCGTCGAGCAATACAATAAAGACGCTTACGCTTTGAATTTTCTTGGCGAGCTCTTTAGCTCCGGCAAGAAAGCACCTTTATACAAAGTTTTAGAGAAGGAAAAAGAATTGTCTTCCCGCTATTATACCTACAATAATTCTCAGGAATTGGCCGGTAAATTCACCATCAACGTGACTGCCAATGCCGGGAAAAGCCTAAAGGATGTAGAGCAAGCCATCAATGAGGCTTTTGCTATGTTTGAGGAAAATGGAGTGACCGATCAGGATATCGAGCGCGTCAAGGCTGGATTAGAAACCGACTTCTATAACGGAATCAGCAGTGTTCTTGGAAAATCATTTCAGTTGGCGCAGTACGACGTCTTCGCCGGTGATCCCGGATTCATTGAGCAGGACATTGAAAATGTGAAAGCCGTGACTAAAGAAGACGTGATGCGCGTCTATAACACTTACATCAAAGACAAGCCTTTTGTACTCACCAGTTTTGTGCCCAAAGGGCAAATGGATATGGTTGCTGACAATTCAGAGAAGGCCAATGTAGTCGAAGAAGAGATTACCGAGAATGTAGAAACTGAGGTCGTCGACACTGAAGTAGAAGTGGAGAAGACACCTTCTAAGATCGACCGTTCTAAAGAGCCGGAAACCGGACCTACACCCACGCTAAATGTTCCTGAATCGTGGGAGGCCTCTTTAGCCAATGAGATGAAAGTCCTGGGTATTGAGCAACGCGAACTGCCACTAGTTACCTTCAGCCTGGTCATCAAAGGCGGACACTTATTAGATAGTTTTGAGAAAGTAGGGGTGGCTAACCTCATGACCGACATCATGATGGAAGGTACTGCTAACAAAACTCCAGAGCAACTGGAAGAGGAAATCGATCTTTTAGGAGCCAATCTCAATATGTACACCACCCGGGAGTCTATTGTGATTCGTGGGAATACGCTGGCGCGAAATTTTGATGCCACTATGGATCTGGTTGAAGAAATTTTACTAGAGCCCCGTTGGGACGAAGAAGAGCTGGGTCGTATTAAAACGGCCACCGTCAATAGCATTCAGCGTAATGCGGCCAATCCAAACGTGGTGGCTGACAACGTTTACAACAAAGTGCTTTATGGAGAGAACCACCCCTTTGCGTATCCTGTTTCAGGAACGGTAGAATCGGTGGAGAGTATTACTATTGACGATCTAAAGGCCTTCTATAAGAATAACTTCTCACCCACCGTGAGTAGCTTCAATATTGTAGGTGCGGTCTCTAAAGATCAGGTACTGGAAACCTTAAACAGCCTGGAAGAAAAATGGGCTGCTAAAGAGGTGAACATTCCGGAGTTTGACATCGCTAACACCCGTGAAAAATCGTCTTTACTTTTCGTTGATATTCCTAATGC includes:
- a CDS encoding pirin family protein gives rise to the protein MNTVYHPASSRGHANHGWLNSYHSFSFASYHNPERMNFGVLRVLNDDTVAGGQGFGTHPHQNMEIISIPLSGDLEHKDSMGNSTVIKEGDVQVMSAGTGVAHSEYNKNADQEVKFLQIWIFPKEQNVEPRYDQVAISSLAKANSFYQIVSPNADDQGVWIHQNTWMHIGQADSDQKLAYELKKKGNGIYFFVLTGEAKIGDQTLGHRDALGVWDTDQLDIHLKKDTKVLAIEVPMQL
- a CDS encoding YifB family Mg chelatase-like AAA ATPase, with product MLTKVYGSAVFGVEATTIVVEVNMDSGIGYHLVGLPDNAIKESNYRIAAALQNNGFKIPGKKITLNMAPADLRKEGSAYDLTLALGILAASGQIQAPEIDRYLIMGELSLDGGLQPIKGALPIAIKAREAGFKGFILPQQNAKEAGIVNGLEVYGVESLAQVIGFFDRGEALERTLIDTRTEFYKNLEQPEFDFADVKGQESIKRSMEVAAAGGHNIILVGPPGSGKTMLSKRLPSILPPMSLREALETTKIHSVVGRLKSGQGLLYERPFRSPHHTISDVALVGGGSFPQPGEISLAHNGVLFLDELPEFKRSVLEVMRQPLEDREVTISRARFTVTYPSSFMLVASMNPSPGGYFNDPSAPVSSSPAEMQRYLSKISGPLLDRIDIHIEVTPVPFDQLSEERRGESSVTIRQRVTNARVVQEKRFRESDTVNYNAQMTVKQIRKYCVLDEASTTLLKTAMEKLNLSARAYDRILKVSRTIADLAGEEQIQSTHIAEAIQYRNLDREGWLG
- a CDS encoding pitrilysin family protein, which produces MITSKMKALAFLFLGLFVVTLSCKENKDTAEADLSIEYEKYELDNGLNVVLHQDSSDPIVSVAIQYGVGSNREVKGRTGFAHLFEHMLFQESENVGQDQFFKTIQDVGGTLNGGTWKDGTVYYEVVPNNALEKILWLESDRMGFFINTVTESAFANQQEVVQNEKRQRVDNNPYGHTNYVIDKAIFPEDHPYNWQVIGELEDLQNATVADVKEFYDKFYGPNNATLVVAGDFDKEETKALIDKYFAEIAKRQEVQPLEVRNVTLNETKRLYHEDNFATAPQLNMVWPTVEQYNKDAYALNFLGELFSSGKKAPLYKVLEKEKELSSRYYTYNNSQELAGKFTINVTANAGKSLKDVEQAINEAFAMFEENGVTDQDIERVKAGLETDFYNGISSVLGKSFQLAQYDVFAGDPGFIEQDIENVKAVTKEDVMRVYNTYIKDKPFVLTSFVPKGQMDMVADNSEKANVVEEEITENVETEVVDTEVEVEKTPSKIDRSKEPETGPTPTLNVPESWEASLANEMKVLGIEQRELPLVTFSLVIKGGHLLDSFEKVGVANLMTDIMMEGTANKTPEQLEEEIDLLGANLNMYTTRESIVIRGNTLARNFDATMDLVEEILLEPRWDEEELGRIKTATVNSIQRNAANPNVVADNVYNKVLYGENHPFAYPVSGTVESVESITIDDLKAFYKNNFSPTVSSFNIVGAVSKDQVLETLNSLEEKWAAKEVNIPEFDIANTREKSSLLFVDIPNAKQSVINIGYIAMPRTAEDYYPATVMNYKLGGSFSGNVNLVLREEKGYTYGARSGFDGSTIPGTFTASSSVRTNATKESVDIFKEEIEKYRDGITEEDLEFTKNALVKSNARRFETQGALLGMLQTRSSYDLPSDYIQKEEYIVNGMTLEQHKQLAQKYLDPDKMVYLVVGDAATQFQRFKDDNYDEIMLVDKEGNEITLDDVKM